The following coding sequences lie in one Flavobacterium sediminis genomic window:
- a CDS encoding TonB-dependent receptor, giving the protein MFGQVEYATEKVSAFFQGSVSEQMHQRFDRYDYLPEYKDAKKVDNFGFNTKGGVAYNITGQHTVFVNAGYYSRQPYHDNIYLNYTNAVNPLTENEKILGLEAGYTFTSSIFTANLNVYRTSWKDRVTTTSTVLTADGTIGTTPVSTGDLIYTTSQNDEQLHTGAEVDFTLKPIKTLSVKGFASVGNWEYRGNAVQRKYNEGLDVLDESKVDIEGGKVGDAAQTTWG; this is encoded by the coding sequence GTGTTCGGACAAGTAGAGTATGCTACAGAAAAGGTATCAGCCTTTTTCCAAGGATCAGTATCTGAACAAATGCACCAAAGATTTGACCGTTATGATTATTTGCCGGAATATAAAGATGCTAAGAAAGTAGACAACTTTGGTTTCAATACTAAAGGTGGTGTAGCTTATAATATTACAGGGCAACACACAGTTTTTGTTAATGCAGGATATTATTCTCGTCAACCGTATCATGATAATATCTATTTGAACTATACAAATGCAGTTAATCCTTTAACAGAAAACGAAAAAATATTAGGGTTAGAAGCAGGATATACATTTACTTCATCAATTTTTACGGCTAATTTAAATGTTTACAGAACATCTTGGAAAGATCGTGTAACTACAACTTCTACTGTATTAACGGCAGATGGAACAATTGGAACCACACCGGTATCAACAGGCGATTTGATCTATACAACCAGTCAAAACGATGAGCAGTTACATACAGGGGCTGAGGTAGATTTCACATTAAAACCAATAAAAACATTAAGTGTTAAAGGTTTTGCATCAGTTGGAAACTGGGAGTACAGGGGAAATGCTGTTCAAAGAAAATATAATGAAGGCTTAGATGTATTAGATGAATCAAAAGTTGATATTGAAGGAGGTAAAGTAGGTGATGCTGCTCAAACAACTTGGGGTTAG
- a CDS encoding TonB-dependent receptor — translation MGVANSDYFKSTVGYNTGMSKKGWGFSVMMSHWQGDGYNMGTRGEGQNYFISLGYKPSDKHNFNFLLTGAPQYHDQNFTKSISTYLQYGRKYNNNYGYLNGQYLSERTNFYHKPVANLNWDFNINETTQLSTVLYASWGRGGGTGNYGTRLRTADGLVDFDTMYANNLATANGEGSYSNGNYLIRASMNNHAWYGMVTNLKKKINENLSFNAGMDLRTYYGTHYRQVANFLGLNSWTESRNLKGQNDLPTGTIVSNTVTDYGIARPWEAMFNTVGKAKELITIIVREFLTEECSDK, via the coding sequence ATGGGTGTAGCAAATAGTGATTATTTCAAATCAACTGTAGGGTACAACACAGGAATGTCTAAAAAAGGTTGGGGATTCAGTGTAATGATGTCTCACTGGCAAGGTGACGGTTACAATATGGGAACCAGAGGGGAAGGACAAAATTATTTTATCTCTTTAGGATATAAGCCAAGTGATAAACACAATTTCAACTTCTTATTGACAGGTGCACCACAATACCACGATCAGAATTTTACTAAATCAATTAGTACATATTTACAATACGGTAGAAAATACAATAATAACTACGGATACCTAAATGGTCAGTATTTATCTGAAAGAACAAACTTTTACCACAAACCGGTAGCTAATTTAAACTGGGATTTCAATATTAATGAAACAACACAGTTATCAACTGTATTATATGCTTCTTGGGGTAGAGGTGGTGGAACCGGTAATTACGGAACCAGATTAAGAACAGCTGATGGTTTAGTTGATTTTGACACAATGTATGCTAATAACCTAGCTACAGCAAACGGAGAAGGATCGTATTCAAACGGAAACTATCTTATCAGAGCTTCAATGAACAACCATGCGTGGTACGGAATGGTTACTAATTTGAAAAAGAAAATTAATGAAAACCTTTCTTTTAATGCAGGGATGGACTTAAGAACCTATTATGGTACACACTATAGACAAGTTGCAAATTTCTTAGGCTTAAATTCATGGACCGAAAGTAGAAACTTAAAAGGACAGAATGATTTACCTACCGGTACTATTGTTTCAAATACAGTTACAGATTACGGTATCGCAAGACCATGGGAAGCAATGTTTAATACTGTAGGGAAAGCCAAAGAATTGATTACGATTATAGTGAGAGAATTTCTTACGGAGGAGTGTTCGGACAAGTAG
- a CDS encoding carboxypeptidase-like regulatory domain-containing protein: protein MRDFAKKLLFGFVFLTSLTVFSQATVTGVIVDADLNEPLAGANVVVKGTTDGATTDFDGKFEFTTSEKSGQIVVSYLGFESKVISFTVSGNTVNLGNVTLTPDENQLEGVVVVGSGVIDLAKDRKTPIAVSTIKAAEIQAKIGTADVTQALVNTPSVYVAGQSGGYGDSRMTVRGFQQDNTAFLLNGQPINGMEDGKMYWSNWSGMSDIANVIQIQRGLGSSKLAISSVGVQ from the coding sequence ATGAGAGATTTTGCAAAAAAATTACTTTTTGGATTTGTCTTTTTGACTTCCTTAACGGTTTTTTCTCAGGCAACAGTTACCGGAGTAATTGTTGATGCCGATTTGAACGAGCCTTTAGCAGGAGCTAATGTTGTAGTTAAAGGAACTACAGATGGTGCAACTACCGATTTTGATGGTAAGTTTGAATTTACAACTTCAGAAAAATCAGGACAGATTGTAGTGTCTTATTTAGGTTTTGAGTCTAAAGTTATTTCTTTTACAGTTTCAGGAAACACAGTTAACTTAGGAAACGTTACTTTAACTCCTGATGAAAATCAACTAGAAGGAGTTGTAGTAGTAGGTAGCGGAGTAATTGACTTAGCTAAAGATAGAAAGACACCTATTGCCGTTTCAACAATTAAAGCAGCTGAAATTCAAGCTAAGATCGGTACTGCAGACGTAACGCAGGCATTAGTGAATACACCTTCGGTATATGTAGCAGGACAATCAGGTGGTTATGGTGATTCAAGAATGACTGTTCGTGGATTTCAACAAGACAATACAGCTTTCTTATTGAATGGTCAACCGATCAATGGTATGGAAGACGGTAAAATGTACTGGTCTAACTGGTCAGGTATGTCTGATATTGCTAATGTAATCCAGATTCAAAGAGGTTTAGGATCTTCAAAATTAGCTATTTCATCTGTTGGGGTACAGTAA
- the pgi gene encoding glucose-6-phosphate isomerase, translated as MSLQSINPSGTVAWQNIREHFTEMYNVSMQEMFQEDSKRAEKFHIKWEKFLVDYSKNKINEKTLALLLDLANEVGLKEAVESYFGGEKINRTEKRAVLHTALRANKEDVVLVDGVNVMPEVFAVKEKIKTFSDKVITGGIKGFTGKAFTDIVNIGIGGSDLGPAMVVEALQYYKNHLNVHFVSNVDGDHVQEVLKKVNPETTLFVIVSKTFTTQETLSNAETIRSWFLQSAKQEDVAKHFVAVSTNIQKVTDFGIAEDNIFPMWDWVGGRFSLWSAVGLSIALGVGYDNFDTLLKGANKMDTHFKTAEFSQNIPVVLALLSVWYNNFFGAETEALIPYTQYLQKLAPYLQQGIMESNGKSIGRDGNPVNYQTGTIIWGEPGTNSQHAFFQLIHQGTKLIPTDFIGFKKSLYGDTDHHNKLMSNFFAQTEALLMGKTEKQVKAEFEKQGITGDFADYLLPFKVFDGNKPTNTILIDSLTPETLGSLIALYEHKIFVQGVIWNIFSYDQWGVELGKQLANSILEEINQEKINAHDPSTEFLLRNFLSE; from the coding sequence ATGAGCTTACAATCTATTAATCCGTCAGGTACGGTTGCATGGCAAAACATCAGAGAACATTTTACTGAAATGTATAATGTTTCTATGCAGGAAATGTTTCAGGAAGATTCAAAACGTGCCGAAAAATTCCATATCAAATGGGAAAAGTTTTTAGTGGATTATTCTAAAAATAAGATCAATGAAAAAACATTGGCATTGCTTTTAGATTTGGCAAATGAAGTAGGTTTAAAAGAGGCTGTTGAAAGCTATTTCGGAGGTGAAAAAATTAACCGGACCGAAAAAAGAGCTGTTCTTCATACAGCTTTACGAGCTAATAAAGAAGATGTTGTTTTAGTTGATGGCGTAAATGTAATGCCGGAAGTTTTTGCAGTTAAAGAGAAAATTAAAACTTTTTCCGACAAAGTGATAACGGGAGGTATAAAAGGTTTTACGGGTAAAGCATTTACGGATATAGTGAATATAGGGATAGGCGGATCTGATTTAGGACCGGCTATGGTGGTTGAAGCTTTACAATATTATAAAAATCACTTAAATGTTCATTTTGTATCTAATGTTGATGGTGATCATGTTCAGGAAGTTTTAAAGAAAGTCAATCCGGAAACAACTCTTTTTGTTATTGTTTCTAAAACATTCACGACTCAGGAAACATTGTCTAATGCTGAGACAATAAGAAGTTGGTTCTTGCAATCTGCCAAACAAGAAGATGTTGCCAAACATTTCGTAGCCGTTTCGACCAATATTCAAAAAGTAACAGATTTTGGTATTGCTGAAGATAATATTTTTCCGATGTGGGACTGGGTCGGAGGAAGATTTTCGCTTTGGAGTGCGGTGGGACTATCCATAGCTTTAGGTGTAGGATATGATAATTTTGATACACTGTTAAAAGGAGCTAATAAAATGGACACTCATTTTAAAACGGCTGAGTTTTCACAAAATATACCGGTAGTTTTAGCCTTATTAAGCGTTTGGTATAATAATTTCTTCGGAGCTGAAACGGAAGCTTTGATTCCTTACACCCAATATTTACAAAAATTAGCACCTTATCTTCAACAGGGGATTATGGAAAGTAACGGAAAAAGCATCGGAAGAGATGGAAATCCGGTAAATTATCAGACCGGAACTATCATTTGGGGCGAACCGGGAACTAATTCTCAACATGCTTTCTTTCAATTGATCCATCAAGGTACGAAACTGATCCCGACTGATTTTATCGGTTTTAAAAAATCGCTTTACGGAGATACAGATCATCACAACAAATTGATGTCCAACTTTTTTGCACAAACAGAAGCTTTGTTGATGGGTAAAACAGAGAAACAGGTGAAAGCAGAGTTTGAAAAGCAGGGAATTACCGGAGATTTTGCGGATTATTTATTACCTTTTAAAGTATTTGACGGGAATAAACCGACCAATACGATTTTAATTGATTCCTTAACACCGGAAACCTTAGGGTCATTAATTGCTCTATACGAACATAAGATCTTTGTTCAAGGAGTAATTTGGAATATTTTTAGTTATGATCAATGGGGAGTTGAACTGGGTAAACAATTGGCAAATTCAATTTTAGAAGAGATAAATCAAGAAAAAATTAATGCACATGATCCGTCAACGGAGTTCTTGTTACGCAATTTTCTGTCGGAATAA
- a CDS encoding M23 family metallopeptidase, which yields MKYLTSLLLLLTAVIACDTKNKKEEKQEEKIENAEPVIKRYGFVYNDFHVVNDTIKSGDTFGTLLQNYVLPDSMNVHQLTEKIRDSFNLRGMKAGKPYVLLFDKQKQNDLKAFIYVKDKIHYTVIDLRDSVAVLNKKRPLSIKKRTIAAEIEGSLSETLDREGVSASLAPKLASVYAYSIDFFKIQKGDKFAVTLYENFIEDSIYAGIDHIESTYFQHRGRDFYAFPYKLKPGQREYSYYDEEGKALKSMFLKAPLDYYRISSKFSGKRFHPVQKRWKAHNGTDYAAPHGTPIKATAAGVVSRAGYTSGNGNFVKIRHNATYSTQYLHMSKILVKKGEYVAQGQVIGKVGSTGLATGPHVCYRFWKNGVQVDPFKVQLPSAEPMAEKDRLKYIEYIKPFRKELDSILKVKFKE from the coding sequence TTGAAATACCTAACATCTCTATTGCTGTTACTTACTGCTGTAATAGCATGTGATACTAAAAATAAGAAAGAAGAAAAACAAGAAGAGAAAATTGAAAATGCAGAACCTGTAATTAAAAGATACGGATTTGTATATAATGATTTTCATGTTGTAAACGATACAATTAAAAGCGGTGATACGTTCGGTACCTTACTACAGAATTATGTCCTTCCGGATAGTATGAATGTACATCAACTGACTGAAAAGATCAGAGATTCCTTTAATTTACGAGGAATGAAAGCCGGTAAGCCCTATGTTTTACTTTTTGATAAGCAAAAGCAAAACGACCTGAAAGCTTTTATATATGTAAAAGATAAGATACACTATACCGTAATTGATCTAAGAGATTCTGTTGCAGTTCTTAATAAGAAAAGACCGCTTTCTATTAAAAAAAGAACAATTGCAGCAGAGATAGAAGGCTCATTGTCTGAAACATTAGATAGAGAAGGAGTAAGCGCTTCTTTAGCGCCCAAACTGGCCAGTGTATATGCTTATTCCATTGACTTCTTTAAAATTCAGAAAGGAGATAAGTTCGCCGTAACACTTTATGAGAATTTTATAGAAGATTCTATCTATGCAGGAATTGACCATATTGAATCAACGTACTTTCAGCACAGAGGAAGAGATTTTTATGCTTTTCCATATAAATTAAAGCCGGGACAAAGAGAATATAGTTATTATGATGAAGAGGGAAAGGCATTAAAAAGTATGTTTTTAAAAGCGCCTTTAGATTATTATAGGATATCCTCAAAATTTTCAGGGAAACGCTTCCATCCGGTACAAAAAAGATGGAAAGCTCACAACGGAACGGATTATGCTGCTCCGCATGGTACACCGATTAAGGCAACAGCAGCCGGAGTGGTGTCGAGAGCAGGCTATACTTCCGGGAATGGTAATTTTGTAAAGATAAGACACAATGCAACTTATTCCACACAGTACCTTCACATGTCTAAAATTTTAGTCAAAAAAGGAGAGTACGTTGCACAAGGACAAGTCATCGGGAAAGTAGGAAGTACAGGTTTAGCAACAGGACCACATGTATGTTACCGTTTTTGGAAAAACGGAGTACAGGTAGATCCTTTTAAAGTACAATTGCCAAGTGCAGAACCTATGGCAGAAAAAGACAGGTTGAAATATATAGAATATATTAAACCGTTCAGAAAAGAATTAGACAGCATTTTAAAAGTTAAATTTAAAGAATAA